From bacterium, one genomic window encodes:
- a CDS encoding 50S ribosomal protein L25, which produces MERVSLSALERTATGKSAAKRARRDGLVPAVLYGRGRTPRAVSLGRKDLVSALHTAGRNALIDLRIAQDGDAQTEVVMIEEIQRDHIRREILHVDLHLISLTEALEVSVPVVLSGTPEGVTAGGGVLEQVRREIEVRCLPTQIPDRFTVDVTGLRVGASIHVGDLKVAEGIEVLTPPEEVIAAVVAPVVEEEAAPAAEAEAAAEPEVVGRAPAEGEAPAEEGAKAPKAEAKPAKAEAKPAKSDKKE; this is translated from the coding sequence GGGGAAGAGCGCGGCCAAGCGCGCGCGCCGTGACGGTCTCGTGCCGGCGGTGCTCTACGGCCGCGGCCGGACGCCCCGGGCGGTGTCCTTAGGCCGCAAGGACCTGGTCTCGGCGCTGCACACCGCGGGCCGGAACGCCCTGATCGATCTGCGGATCGCGCAGGACGGCGACGCGCAGACCGAAGTGGTGATGATCGAGGAGATCCAGCGCGACCACATTCGCCGCGAGATCCTGCACGTGGACCTGCACCTGATCAGTTTGACCGAAGCGCTCGAGGTCAGCGTGCCCGTCGTGTTGAGCGGCACGCCCGAGGGCGTCACTGCGGGCGGCGGCGTGCTCGAACAGGTCCGCCGCGAGATCGAGGTGCGCTGTCTGCCGACGCAGATTCCCGACCGGTTCACCGTGGACGTCACCGGCCTGCGCGTCGGCGCGTCGATCCACGTCGGCGACCTGAAGGTGGCGGAGGGCATCGAGGTCCTCACGCCGCCCGAGGAAGTGATCGCCGCGGTGGTGGCGCCGGTGGTCGAGGAAGAGGCGGCGCCCGCGGCGGAGGCCGAGGCGGCGGCGGAGCCCGAGGTCGTCGGGCGTGCGCCGGCCGAGGGCGAGGCTCCGGCCGAAGAGGGAGCCAAGGCGCCCAAGGCCGAGGCCAAGCCCGCCAAGGCGGAGGCCAAGCCGGCCAAGTCCGACAAGAAGGAGTAG